Proteins encoded by one window of Salvia splendens isolate huo1 chromosome 5, SspV2, whole genome shotgun sequence:
- the LOC121802962 gene encoding formin-like protein 18 isoform X2 translates to MTEKGPAAPPAGMAVTDNQIAQALDSLIRDTNSFNTLSGVVEQLESKLGVNLFHKIDFIRTQIHRMLQSHPLNFMPHYHHQHQNPNFPPPPPPAPAAHLTPNFAVYQPSQGYTFRPPPPLPSPSSAAINAPTTATADVPAKESASTGKKRRGGPGGLNKLCNVSPLLQAIVGQPSLPRTEIVKQLWVYIRKHNLQDPNNKRKIICNDELRLVFETDCTDMFKMNKLLAKHITAIEPTKHIAKDAKKQKADVGSGTDDPVPIVVISEALARFFGTEEREMSQAEVLRQIWEYIKAHQLENLAILN, encoded by the exons ATGACTGAAAAAGGGCCAGCAGCGCCGCCGGCTGGAATGGCGGTCACGGATAATCAAATCGCACAGGCGCTGGACTCTCTCATCCGCGACACCAACTCCTTCAACACCTTAAGCGGCGTCGTCGAGCAGCTTGAATCCAAACTCGGCGTCAATTTGTTTCACAAAATCGACTTCATTCGCACCCAGATTCACCGCATGCTCCAGTCTCACCCTCTCAATTTCATGCCCCACTATCACCACCAGcatcaaaaccctaatttccctccccctccccctcccgcTCCCGCCGCGCATTTAACGCCGAATTTCGCTGTTTATCAACCCTCTCAGGGTTACACCTTCCGCCCCCCTCCGCCGCTGCCATCTCCGTCCTCGGCGGCGATAAACGCCCCCACCACTGCCACTGCAGATGTCCCTGCTAAAGAGAG TGCGTCGACAGGGAAAAAAAGAAGAGGTGGCCCAGGTGGTCTGAACAAACTATGCAATGTTTCTCCACTGCTTCAAGCCATTGTAGGCCAGCCATCCTTGCCGAGAACTGAG ATTGTGAAACAGTTGTGGGTTTACATCAGGAAACATAATCTTCAAGACCCAAACAATAAAAGGAAGATAATTTGCAACGATGAGCTCCGCTTGGTATTTGAGACTGACTGTACTGACATGTTCAAGATGAATAAACTGCTAGCTAAACATATAACTGCGATTGAGCCTACAA AACATATAGCCAAAGATGCTAAAAAACAGAAGGCTGATGTGGGATCAGGAACTGATGATCCAGTTCCAATTGTGGTAATATCTGAAGCACTTGCCAGGTTCTTTGGAACTGAGGAGAGGGAGATGTCACAAGCTGAAGTGTTGAGGCAAATCTGGGAGTATATAAAGGCTCACCAACTTGAG AATCTTGCTATATTGAATTGA
- the LOC121802962 gene encoding uncharacterized protein LOC121802962 isoform X1 — protein MTEKGPAAPPAGMAVTDNQIAQALDSLIRDTNSFNTLSGVVEQLESKLGVNLFHKIDFIRTQIHRMLQSHPLNFMPHYHHQHQNPNFPPPPPPAPAAHLTPNFAVYQPSQGYTFRPPPPLPSPSSAAINAPTTATADVPAKESASTGKKRRGGPGGLNKLCNVSPLLQAIVGQPSLPRTEIVKQLWVYIRKHNLQDPNNKRKIICNDELRLVFETDCTDMFKMNKLLAKHITAIEPTKHIAKDAKKQKADVGSGTDDPVPIVVISEALARFFGTEEREMSQAEVLRQIWEYIKAHQLEDPLNSTAILCDEKLHELLGCESFSALEVPEMLAQQHCSRNHDKEI, from the exons ATGACTGAAAAAGGGCCAGCAGCGCCGCCGGCTGGAATGGCGGTCACGGATAATCAAATCGCACAGGCGCTGGACTCTCTCATCCGCGACACCAACTCCTTCAACACCTTAAGCGGCGTCGTCGAGCAGCTTGAATCCAAACTCGGCGTCAATTTGTTTCACAAAATCGACTTCATTCGCACCCAGATTCACCGCATGCTCCAGTCTCACCCTCTCAATTTCATGCCCCACTATCACCACCAGcatcaaaaccctaatttccctccccctccccctcccgcTCCCGCCGCGCATTTAACGCCGAATTTCGCTGTTTATCAACCCTCTCAGGGTTACACCTTCCGCCCCCCTCCGCCGCTGCCATCTCCGTCCTCGGCGGCGATAAACGCCCCCACCACTGCCACTGCAGATGTCCCTGCTAAAGAGAG TGCGTCGACAGGGAAAAAAAGAAGAGGTGGCCCAGGTGGTCTGAACAAACTATGCAATGTTTCTCCACTGCTTCAAGCCATTGTAGGCCAGCCATCCTTGCCGAGAACTGAG ATTGTGAAACAGTTGTGGGTTTACATCAGGAAACATAATCTTCAAGACCCAAACAATAAAAGGAAGATAATTTGCAACGATGAGCTCCGCTTGGTATTTGAGACTGACTGTACTGACATGTTCAAGATGAATAAACTGCTAGCTAAACATATAACTGCGATTGAGCCTACAA AACATATAGCCAAAGATGCTAAAAAACAGAAGGCTGATGTGGGATCAGGAACTGATGATCCAGTTCCAATTGTGGTAATATCTGAAGCACTTGCCAGGTTCTTTGGAACTGAGGAGAGGGAGATGTCACAAGCTGAAGTGTTGAGGCAAATCTGGGAGTATATAAAGGCTCACCAACTTGAG GATCCCTTGAACTCAACGGCAATCTTGTGTGATGAAAAATTACATGAGCTTCTGGGCTGTGAAAGCTTCTCAGCATTGGAGGTACCAGAGATGTTGGCACAACAGCACTGTTCAAGAAATCATGACAAAGAGATCTGA